Part of the Candidatus Methylomirabilota bacterium genome, CGGGCGCCTCCGCGAGGAGAACGCCCAGCTCCGGCGCGACGCGAAGCGGCTCGCCGACGAGCGGCGGCAGGTGCTCGCCCAGGTGGACGCGATCCTGAAGGACATCGCGAAGCTCGAGCTGGACAGGACGGAATGACCGAGCCGCGGCGGGTCGAGTTCACGATGCTCGGACGGACGCTCGTGATCCGCACGCCGGAGCCCCGCGACTACATCGTGTCCCTCGCGAAGTACATCGAGGAGCGCACGACGACGCTCAAGCGCTCGGGCGTGAAGGACCCGATGACGGCGCTCATGCT contains:
- a CDS encoding cell division protein ZapA, with product MTEPRRVEFTMLGRTLVIRTPEPRDYIVSLAKYIEERTTTLKRSGVKDPMTALMLAALDITDELFKAREEGPREQADVSRRLSALVAILDKARPKEPGA